A stretch of the Ostrea edulis chromosome 9, xbOstEdul1.1, whole genome shotgun sequence genome encodes the following:
- the LOC125658131 gene encoding mucin-2-like isoform X2: MDVEEQDLGWHYDGFYTFIDTQSYKNPDGFSSVSHSESVQEKNTRRSRLIKISVFWMVVLMLALIIFIIYISNYRDSKIRYYTSEITLTIKQDYTATLGNKNSQEYRELTSQLCSQMEKTFKRSNSYGSNYQFCEVKNLRSGSIIVTFMLYFTDTVDVTNEEVYRIINSSITVVNSTTIFAEYVIDAADISISTTIAVYGRDPLPYLISNSVLPVTQIPSSTVPETTVETTSPQSTSGTSPTLSTSTTTPTTSITFKTTQSTSTTSTTTPTTSTTSKTTQSLSTTSGTTPMLSTTSGTISTLSPTPETTSTETKSNSEPSTAVTVQTSSTTTSAVQNTIPFSTTVQKTSSQSTTVKVTLIASTTQQTTSASYTSLTATTNPSTTVQTTSPDNQTILQSSTTVHGAPSTTTQETSTTYPTLTYISTSSGTVDTTSTPSSTKTTSTLSSTVQSTLPLSSTVQTTSLSSTAARTMITSLTTAGTTSSAADQSMTTENTPSSSSTTRTEPTTKSTTENLDSSSTKVTTPQSTAENLDSSSTKVTTPQSTTENLDSSSTKVTTPQSTTENLDSSSTKVTTSQSTTENLDSSSSYVTTSRSTTENIIQTTQIALSTTNTTDNSTLTSETPPGTTTMVTETTTGAPISTANISFPSVTVLAREDLVLECTIDVVENWDTVIASRELGTSSSVLALLSSNGTESHPTKSDLTSVTFTRHTDRITVVFHVKLATAVICPSLLRFKCGITMADIAETVIMKISDAEITAPINNVTLDMKTTYYSGERVELTCRTTTDYEYGQISLEVRLPDGSVLQDPAKRSMYESPRNSDCSVDFEWNYKTSFPMELALNGSVIRCIASNTLLNKTAVASEVVTVLQSDVSFTQYHVAAKPGERVSIHCQTSVATSAINSISIYKISNNTNATIANYANGVLTDSPGRSVTFEDGELKVEYINLQCSDEGQYFCTVTTGSSVIASPLPLTLQPTVEAGSTPVSLSLHVDVVEDTFHYTSEHSCSGEVGYPDVSGFLSLTISNPTTGETAIFNEKVISDAMKVYDSSVSSSLYLYSVLLADGLMLLVKENTTRQESCSSTHSLKFYLNASREWNEGKIRCEIQTEDASVQSSVVEETLYVIPVDVCEQFNETKVFFIDHEKFDNCNTYIQCEKNQPHGRKCAVRQCVYIGKAYCDDCSRAICTESPTTPISTTSTSTLSTTVTKAAKYVECTSSSVYQNELASISCHLNVSTFHSLNVSKNQVIIAFIRSDGTVAVLPEYSDKLHVSFSLSAQRVDVSIPSMSCSDDAKYSVVMEIENEDTIATTFAIVMKVKPNPPLITLHADLIDGQNQRTHSCTGDVGHPVGELEIQIKRPGETEFKNYHPANQKRVYSLSSKNCSNVQTMNFSIDLTADSWSNVTVRCVAFNPESLNSTDIVPSSTEYTISSVPSDYCSNKNSTYYEQHPMGCPYYVWCVTGRPYGYVCATKNLCINTESGHCV, translated from the exons ATTCCAAGATTAGATACT ATACTTCCGAAATAACATTGACGATCAAACAAGATTACACGGCAACGTTAGGAAATAAAAATTCGCAGGAATACAGGGAATTGACGTCACAGCTGTGTTCTCAG ATGGAAAAGACATTTAAGAGAAGTAATTCATATGGTAGCAATTACCAGTTCTGTGAGGTGAAGAACCTGAG ATCTGGTAGTATTATTGTGACATTCATGTTGTACTTCACCGACACAGTTGATGTGACAAATGAAGAAGTATATAGAATCATTAACTCTTCCATTACCGTTGTAAATTCTACGACAATCTTTGCGGAATATGTTATCGACGCGGCCGATATCtctatatcaacaacaatagCTGTATACGGGAGAGATCCCCTACCCTATCTGATATCTAACAGCGTGCTTCCAGTCACTCAAATTCCAAGTTCAACGGTGCCAGAAACAACCGTTGAAACAACTTCACCACAATCAACATCTGGAACAAGCCCAACGCTCTCAACATCTACAACCACCCCAACGACCTCAATAACATTTAAAACCACCCAATCGACCTCAACAACATCTACAACCACCCCAACGACCTCAACAACATCTAAAACCACCCAATCGCTCTCaacaacatctggaacaacccCAATGCTCTCAACAACATCTGGAACTATCTCAACTCTATCACCAACACCTGAAACTACGTCTACGGAAACAAAATCCAACTCAGAACCATCAACAGCTGTTACAGTTCAAACCTCCTCAACGACAACATCTGCTGTTCAAAACACTATTCCATTTTCTACAACAGTTCAGAAGACTTCATCACAATCAACAACAGTTAAGGTCACTTTAATAGCCTCAACAACACAGCAAACCACCTCAGCATCATATACATCACTTACAGCCACAACAAATCCATCAACAACTGTTCAAACTACATCTCCTGATAATCAGACCATTTTACAATCTTCAACAACGGTTCATGGAGCTCCATCTACTACGACACAAGAGACGTCAACAACATATCCAACACTTACGTACATATCAACATCATCAGGAACAGTTGACACTACATCAACACCATCATCTACTAAAACAACGTCAACTCTTTCATCGACAGTTCAGTCCACGTTACCACTATCCTCAACAGTTCAAACCACTTCATTATCATCAACAGCAGCTCGGACCATGATCACGTCATTAACAACAGCTGGTACCACTTCCTCAGCAGCAGACCAATCTATGACTACAG AAAATACACCTTCATCATCGAGTACAACAAGAACAG AACCAACAACGAAATCAACAACAGAAAATCTAGATTCATCGTCTACTAAAGTCACTACACCACAATCAACAGCCGAAAATCTAGATTCATCGTCTACTAAAGTCACTACACCACAATCAACAACAGAAAATCTAGATTCATCGTCTACTAAAGTCACTACACCACAATCAACAACAGAAAATTTAGATTCATCGTCTACTAAAGTCACTACGTCACAATCAACAACAGAAAATCTAGATTCATCGTCGTCTTACGTTACTACATCACGATCAACAACAGAAAACATTATACAAACAACACAGATAGCATTGTCAACAACGAACACAACAGACAACTCGACATTGACATCAGAAACACCTCCTGGCACTACAACAATGGTTACGGAGACAACAACAGGTGCTCCTATCAGCACAGCCA ACATATCATTCCCTAGTGTGACGGTCCTTGCTAGAGAGGACTTGGTGTTAGAGTGCACAATTGACGTGGTGGAGAATTGGGACACAGTAATTGCTAGCCGGGAACTTGGTACAAGTTCGTCTGTACTCGCATTACTCTCAAGTAATGGCACAGAATCACACCCTACGAAGAGTGATTTAACAAGTGTAACCTTTACACGACATACTGACAGAATAACAGTTGTATTTCACGTCAAGTTAGCTACAGCAGTAATATGCCCGTCACTCTTACGATTCAAATGCGGGATAACAATGGCGGACATTGCAGAAACAGTTATAATGAAGATAAGCGACGCTGAGATCACTG CGCCCATCAATAACGTAACGCTGGATATGAAGACAACGTATTACAGCGGTGAAAGAGTGGAACTGACCTGCAGGACGACAACCGACTATGAATATGGCCAAATTTCCCTAGAAGTCCGACTACCCGACGGCTCCGTGCTACAAGACCCCGCAAAGCGGAGCATGTATGAGTCACCTAGAAATAGTGACTGCTCTGTGGATTTTGAGTGGAACTATAAAACTAGTTTTCCCATGGAGCTAGCTTTGAATGGTTCTGTGATACGTTGTATAGCATCAAACACACTGCTGAATAAAACTGCTGTCGCATCGGAAGTGGTTACTGTGTTGCAGTCAG ATGTATCTTTTACACAATATCATGTGGCAGCTAAACCTGGAGAGCGTGTTAGTATTCATTGTCAGACGAGCGTGGCGACGTCAGCAATAAACTCTAtttcaatttacaaaatatcCAATAACACAAACGCTACCATAGCAAACTATGCCAATGGAGTACTTACCGATAGTCCAGGAAGATCAGTAACCTTTGAGGATGGAGAGTTAAAAGTGGAATACATTAACCTACAGTGTAGTGATGAAGGACAATATTTCTGTACCGTTACGACCGGAAGTTCTGTAATTGCCTCTCCTCTCCCCCTGACCTTACAACCCACAG TTGAAGCTGGATCTACCCCTGTCTCTCTGTCACTACATGTCGACGTTGTGGAGGACACATTCCACTACACCTCAGAACACTCCTGCTCCGGAGAGGTTGGATACCCGGATGTCAGTGGCTTTCTCTCCCTTACAATATCTAATCCGACCACAGGAGAAACCGCTATATTTAACGAAAAAGTGATTTCAGATGCCATGAAAGTCTACGATTCGAGTGTATCCTCTTCCCTATATCTCTATAGCGTTCTTCTTGCTGATGGGTTAATGTTGCTGGTAAAGGAGAACACAACACGTCAGGAAAGTTGCTCATCTACTCATTCGCTGAAGTTCTACCTTAATGCATCGAGGGAATGGAACGAAGGTAAAATCAGGTGTGAGATTCAGACAGAAGATGCTTCCGTTCAGTCAAGTGTGGTGGAAGAAACACTTTATGTGATTCCAg TTGATGTATGTGAACAATTCAATGAAACAAAGGTTTTCTTCATTGATCATGAAAAATTCGATAACTGCAACACATACATTCAGTGTGAGAAGAACCAACCTCACGGAAGAAAATGCGCAGTTCGTCAATGTGTATACATAGGGAAGGCGTATTGTGATGACTGCAGCCGCGCAATATGTACAGAGAGTCCAACGACCCCCA ttTCGACAACATCGACCTCCACATTGTCCACAACAGTAACGAAAGCAGCCAAAT ATGTGGAGTGTACATCGTCATCCGTGTACCAGAATGAATTAGCCAGTATCAGCTGCCACCTCAATGTATCAACATTTCATTCTCTTAATGTGTCCAAAAACCAGGTCATCATTGCATTCATCAGGTCTGACGGAACTGTAGCAGTTTTACCTGAGTACTCCGATAAACTCCATGTATCATTTTCCCTCTCAGCCCAACGTGTGGATGTGTCTATTCCTTCAATGTCTTGTAGCGATGATGCGAAATATTCCGTTGTAATGGAGATTGAAAATGAAGACACCATTGCTACAACTTTTGCAATCGTGATGAAAG tgaAACCTAATCCGCCCCTAATCACCCTTCATGCCGATCTGATAGACGGGCAAAATCAAAGGACGCATTCGTGCACAGGAGATGTTGGTCATCCGGTTGGAGAACTAGAAATTCAAATAAAGCGTCCCGGTGAAACGGAGTTCAAGAATTATCACCCAGCCAATCAGAAGAGGGTGTACTCCTTGTCTTCTAAGAACTGTAGCAATGTTCAGACGATGAATTTTTCAATAGACCTCACAGCGGATAGTTGGAGTAACGTAACAGTCAGATGTGTAGCCTTCAATCCAGAGTCATTAAACAGCACAGATATTGTTCCAAGTTCAACAGAATATACCATATCGAGTGTACCAA GTGATTACTGCAGCAATAAAAACTCTACCTACTATGAGCAGCACCCCATGGGCTGTCCATACTACGTGTGGTGTGTCACGGGAAGACCGTACGGTTATGTGTGTGCTACAAAGAATCTGTGTATCAACACCGAATCTGGTCACTGTGTCTAA
- the LOC125658131 gene encoding mucin-2-like isoform X1, which translates to MDVEEQDLGWHYDGFYTFIDTQSYKNPDGFSSVSHSESVQEKNTRRSRLIKISVFWMVVLMLALIIFIIYISNYRDSKIRYYTSEITLTIKQDYTATLGNKNSQEYRELTSQLCSQMEKTFKRSNSYGSNYQFCEVKNLRSGSIIVTFMLYFTDTVDVTNEEVYRIINSSITVVNSTTIFAEYVIDAADISISTTIAVYGRDPLPYLISNSVLPVTQIPSSTVPETTVETTSPQSTSGTSPTLSTSTTTPTTSITFKTTQSTSTTSTTTPTTSTTSKTTQSLSTTSGTTPMLSTTSGTISTLSPTPETTSTETKSNSEPSTAVTVQTSSTTTSAVQNTIPFSTTVQKTSSQSTTVKVTLIASTTQQTTSASYTSLTATTNPSTTVQTTSPDNQTILQSSTTVHGAPSTTTQETSTTYPTLTYISTSSGTVDTTSTPSSTKTTSTLSSTVQSTLPLSSTVQTTSLSSTAARTMITSLTTAGTTSSAADQSMTTENTPSSSSTTRTAAETKEAEITTELSTTTEDALTTTTLITSSTLPPDTAQSVSTPTTSTPTTTETLKISTTSPTPITTETLKISTTSPTPITTETLKISSTSPTPITTETLKISSTSPTPITIGTPSTSTTSSTTKTELPTPTTTETLKISTTSPTPITTETLKISTTSPTPTTTGKPSTSTTSSTTQSVSTSTTSPPTTTTETVTTSTTFPTTLSTTEILTSTTVTSQASPSTTKTLTSMPKTSPTSLSTTDILTTSSPLTTRAFQSTTLETLTTSPTSPASRTETTTMSSLPTETSSASPFSIFSTLTQFTDTTLTSTQKPTENLSITTPDNTTYTSLPTQTSNNTKELITSVTVEPTTKSTTENLDSSSTKVTTPQSTAENLDSSSTKVTTPQSTTENLDSSSTKVTTPQSTTENLDSSSTKVTTSQSTTENLDSSSSYVTTSRSTTENIIQTTQIALSTTNTTDNSTLTSETPPGTTTMVTETTTGAPISTANISFPSVTVLAREDLVLECTIDVVENWDTVIASRELGTSSSVLALLSSNGTESHPTKSDLTSVTFTRHTDRITVVFHVKLATAVICPSLLRFKCGITMADIAETVIMKISDAEITAPINNVTLDMKTTYYSGERVELTCRTTTDYEYGQISLEVRLPDGSVLQDPAKRSMYESPRNSDCSVDFEWNYKTSFPMELALNGSVIRCIASNTLLNKTAVASEVVTVLQSDVSFTQYHVAAKPGERVSIHCQTSVATSAINSISIYKISNNTNATIANYANGVLTDSPGRSVTFEDGELKVEYINLQCSDEGQYFCTVTTGSSVIASPLPLTLQPTVEAGSTPVSLSLHVDVVEDTFHYTSEHSCSGEVGYPDVSGFLSLTISNPTTGETAIFNEKVISDAMKVYDSSVSSSLYLYSVLLADGLMLLVKENTTRQESCSSTHSLKFYLNASREWNEGKIRCEIQTEDASVQSSVVEETLYVIPVDVCEQFNETKVFFIDHEKFDNCNTYIQCEKNQPHGRKCAVRQCVYIGKAYCDDCSRAICTESPTTPISTTSTSTLSTTVTKAAKYVECTSSSVYQNELASISCHLNVSTFHSLNVSKNQVIIAFIRSDGTVAVLPEYSDKLHVSFSLSAQRVDVSIPSMSCSDDAKYSVVMEIENEDTIATTFAIVMKVKPNPPLITLHADLIDGQNQRTHSCTGDVGHPVGELEIQIKRPGETEFKNYHPANQKRVYSLSSKNCSNVQTMNFSIDLTADSWSNVTVRCVAFNPESLNSTDIVPSSTEYTISSVPSDYCSNKNSTYYEQHPMGCPYYVWCVTGRPYGYVCATKNLCINTESGHCV; encoded by the exons ATTCCAAGATTAGATACT ATACTTCCGAAATAACATTGACGATCAAACAAGATTACACGGCAACGTTAGGAAATAAAAATTCGCAGGAATACAGGGAATTGACGTCACAGCTGTGTTCTCAG ATGGAAAAGACATTTAAGAGAAGTAATTCATATGGTAGCAATTACCAGTTCTGTGAGGTGAAGAACCTGAG ATCTGGTAGTATTATTGTGACATTCATGTTGTACTTCACCGACACAGTTGATGTGACAAATGAAGAAGTATATAGAATCATTAACTCTTCCATTACCGTTGTAAATTCTACGACAATCTTTGCGGAATATGTTATCGACGCGGCCGATATCtctatatcaacaacaatagCTGTATACGGGAGAGATCCCCTACCCTATCTGATATCTAACAGCGTGCTTCCAGTCACTCAAATTCCAAGTTCAACGGTGCCAGAAACAACCGTTGAAACAACTTCACCACAATCAACATCTGGAACAAGCCCAACGCTCTCAACATCTACAACCACCCCAACGACCTCAATAACATTTAAAACCACCCAATCGACCTCAACAACATCTACAACCACCCCAACGACCTCAACAACATCTAAAACCACCCAATCGCTCTCaacaacatctggaacaacccCAATGCTCTCAACAACATCTGGAACTATCTCAACTCTATCACCAACACCTGAAACTACGTCTACGGAAACAAAATCCAACTCAGAACCATCAACAGCTGTTACAGTTCAAACCTCCTCAACGACAACATCTGCTGTTCAAAACACTATTCCATTTTCTACAACAGTTCAGAAGACTTCATCACAATCAACAACAGTTAAGGTCACTTTAATAGCCTCAACAACACAGCAAACCACCTCAGCATCATATACATCACTTACAGCCACAACAAATCCATCAACAACTGTTCAAACTACATCTCCTGATAATCAGACCATTTTACAATCTTCAACAACGGTTCATGGAGCTCCATCTACTACGACACAAGAGACGTCAACAACATATCCAACACTTACGTACATATCAACATCATCAGGAACAGTTGACACTACATCAACACCATCATCTACTAAAACAACGTCAACTCTTTCATCGACAGTTCAGTCCACGTTACCACTATCCTCAACAGTTCAAACCACTTCATTATCATCAACAGCAGCTCGGACCATGATCACGTCATTAACAACAGCTGGTACCACTTCCTCAGCAGCAGACCAATCTATGACTACAG AAAATACACCTTCATCATCGAGTACAACAAGAACAG CTGCAGAAACAAAAGAAGCAGAAATAACAACTGAATTAAGCACTACCACAGAGGACGCATTGACTACTACAACACTTATAACATCCTCAACACTACCGCCAGATACAGCACAATCTGTTTCAACACCAACCACATCAACACCAACTACAACAGAAACACTGAAAATATCTACCACATCACCAACACCAATTACAACAGAAACACTGAAAATATCTACCACATCACCAACACCAATTACAACAGAAACACTGAAAATATCTTCCACATCACCAACACCAATTACAACAGAAACACTGAAAATATCTTCCACATCACCAACACCAATTACAATAGGAACACCATCAACATCAACCACTTCATCGACAACTAAAACAGAATTACCAACACCAACTACAACAGAAACACTGAAAATATCTACCACATCACCAACACCAATTACAACAGAAACACTGAAAATATCTACCACATCACCAACACCAACTACAACAGGAAAACCATCAACATCAACTACTTCATCGACAACACAATCTGTATCAACATCAACCACATCACCACCGACAACTACAACAGAAACAGTGACAACATCAACAACATTCCCAACGACTTTATCCACAACAGAAATACTGACATCGACAACAGTAACATCTCAAGCTTCCCCATCTACGACAAAAACACTGACATCAATGCCAAAAACATCGCCCACTTCCCTATCTACAACAGATATACTGACAACATCATCACCATTAACAACTCGAGCGTTCCAATCAACTACATTAGAAACATTGACAACATCACCAACATCCCCCGCTAGTAGAACAGAAACAACAACTATGTCTTCTCTTCCAACAGAAACATCATCTGCTAGTCCTTTCTCAATATTTTCTACCTTAACACAATTTACAGATACAACATTAACATCCACTCAAAAGCCCACGGAGAATTTATCAATAACAACCCCTGATAATACAACATACACCTCTCTACCAACTCAAACGTCAAACAATACAAAAGAATTAATTACTTCCGTCACTGTAGAACCAACAACGAAATCAACAACAGAAAATCTAGATTCATCGTCTACTAAAGTCACTACACCACAATCAACAGCCGAAAATCTAGATTCATCGTCTACTAAAGTCACTACACCACAATCAACAACAGAAAATCTAGATTCATCGTCTACTAAAGTCACTACACCACAATCAACAACAGAAAATTTAGATTCATCGTCTACTAAAGTCACTACGTCACAATCAACAACAGAAAATCTAGATTCATCGTCGTCTTACGTTACTACATCACGATCAACAACAGAAAACATTATACAAACAACACAGATAGCATTGTCAACAACGAACACAACAGACAACTCGACATTGACATCAGAAACACCTCCTGGCACTACAACAATGGTTACGGAGACAACAACAGGTGCTCCTATCAGCACAGCCA ACATATCATTCCCTAGTGTGACGGTCCTTGCTAGAGAGGACTTGGTGTTAGAGTGCACAATTGACGTGGTGGAGAATTGGGACACAGTAATTGCTAGCCGGGAACTTGGTACAAGTTCGTCTGTACTCGCATTACTCTCAAGTAATGGCACAGAATCACACCCTACGAAGAGTGATTTAACAAGTGTAACCTTTACACGACATACTGACAGAATAACAGTTGTATTTCACGTCAAGTTAGCTACAGCAGTAATATGCCCGTCACTCTTACGATTCAAATGCGGGATAACAATGGCGGACATTGCAGAAACAGTTATAATGAAGATAAGCGACGCTGAGATCACTG CGCCCATCAATAACGTAACGCTGGATATGAAGACAACGTATTACAGCGGTGAAAGAGTGGAACTGACCTGCAGGACGACAACCGACTATGAATATGGCCAAATTTCCCTAGAAGTCCGACTACCCGACGGCTCCGTGCTACAAGACCCCGCAAAGCGGAGCATGTATGAGTCACCTAGAAATAGTGACTGCTCTGTGGATTTTGAGTGGAACTATAAAACTAGTTTTCCCATGGAGCTAGCTTTGAATGGTTCTGTGATACGTTGTATAGCATCAAACACACTGCTGAATAAAACTGCTGTCGCATCGGAAGTGGTTACTGTGTTGCAGTCAG ATGTATCTTTTACACAATATCATGTGGCAGCTAAACCTGGAGAGCGTGTTAGTATTCATTGTCAGACGAGCGTGGCGACGTCAGCAATAAACTCTAtttcaatttacaaaatatcCAATAACACAAACGCTACCATAGCAAACTATGCCAATGGAGTACTTACCGATAGTCCAGGAAGATCAGTAACCTTTGAGGATGGAGAGTTAAAAGTGGAATACATTAACCTACAGTGTAGTGATGAAGGACAATATTTCTGTACCGTTACGACCGGAAGTTCTGTAATTGCCTCTCCTCTCCCCCTGACCTTACAACCCACAG TTGAAGCTGGATCTACCCCTGTCTCTCTGTCACTACATGTCGACGTTGTGGAGGACACATTCCACTACACCTCAGAACACTCCTGCTCCGGAGAGGTTGGATACCCGGATGTCAGTGGCTTTCTCTCCCTTACAATATCTAATCCGACCACAGGAGAAACCGCTATATTTAACGAAAAAGTGATTTCAGATGCCATGAAAGTCTACGATTCGAGTGTATCCTCTTCCCTATATCTCTATAGCGTTCTTCTTGCTGATGGGTTAATGTTGCTGGTAAAGGAGAACACAACACGTCAGGAAAGTTGCTCATCTACTCATTCGCTGAAGTTCTACCTTAATGCATCGAGGGAATGGAACGAAGGTAAAATCAGGTGTGAGATTCAGACAGAAGATGCTTCCGTTCAGTCAAGTGTGGTGGAAGAAACACTTTATGTGATTCCAg TTGATGTATGTGAACAATTCAATGAAACAAAGGTTTTCTTCATTGATCATGAAAAATTCGATAACTGCAACACATACATTCAGTGTGAGAAGAACCAACCTCACGGAAGAAAATGCGCAGTTCGTCAATGTGTATACATAGGGAAGGCGTATTGTGATGACTGCAGCCGCGCAATATGTACAGAGAGTCCAACGACCCCCA ttTCGACAACATCGACCTCCACATTGTCCACAACAGTAACGAAAGCAGCCAAAT ATGTGGAGTGTACATCGTCATCCGTGTACCAGAATGAATTAGCCAGTATCAGCTGCCACCTCAATGTATCAACATTTCATTCTCTTAATGTGTCCAAAAACCAGGTCATCATTGCATTCATCAGGTCTGACGGAACTGTAGCAGTTTTACCTGAGTACTCCGATAAACTCCATGTATCATTTTCCCTCTCAGCCCAACGTGTGGATGTGTCTATTCCTTCAATGTCTTGTAGCGATGATGCGAAATATTCCGTTGTAATGGAGATTGAAAATGAAGACACCATTGCTACAACTTTTGCAATCGTGATGAAAG tgaAACCTAATCCGCCCCTAATCACCCTTCATGCCGATCTGATAGACGGGCAAAATCAAAGGACGCATTCGTGCACAGGAGATGTTGGTCATCCGGTTGGAGAACTAGAAATTCAAATAAAGCGTCCCGGTGAAACGGAGTTCAAGAATTATCACCCAGCCAATCAGAAGAGGGTGTACTCCTTGTCTTCTAAGAACTGTAGCAATGTTCAGACGATGAATTTTTCAATAGACCTCACAGCGGATAGTTGGAGTAACGTAACAGTCAGATGTGTAGCCTTCAATCCAGAGTCATTAAACAGCACAGATATTGTTCCAAGTTCAACAGAATATACCATATCGAGTGTACCAA GTGATTACTGCAGCAATAAAAACTCTACCTACTATGAGCAGCACCCCATGGGCTGTCCATACTACGTGTGGTGTGTCACGGGAAGACCGTACGGTTATGTGTGTGCTACAAAGAATCTGTGTATCAACACCGAATCTGGTCACTGTGTCTAA